One window of Pirellulales bacterium genomic DNA carries:
- a CDS encoding ParA family protein gives MPTLAQDADFVVADGPGSQTETSRALLLRADMAIVPCKASMLEIRALAKATEVLRQAQDIRGGVPKAVIVLSMIGLNYRLTQDMRDAAKALGLPLASKSMILRQIYADAPGQGAVVWQMGSRAREAAQEVDELFRVLLPDAVKKRLIVKRKAAIA, from the coding sequence TTGCCGACTCTGGCACAAGACGCCGATTTCGTCGTCGCCGACGGGCCGGGGAGTCAGACCGAGACCAGCCGAGCGCTCTTACTGCGCGCAGACATGGCCATCGTTCCATGCAAGGCCAGCATGTTGGAGATCAGGGCGCTGGCGAAGGCGACAGAGGTGTTGCGCCAGGCCCAGGACATCAGGGGAGGCGTGCCCAAGGCAGTTATCGTGCTCAGCATGATTGGATTGAACTATCGGCTCACGCAGGACATGCGGGACGCAGCCAAGGCCCTCGGCTTGCCGCTCGCCTCCAAGTCCATGATTTTGCGGCAGATTTACGCTGACGCGCCGGGGCAGGGGGCGGTCGTTTGGCAGATGGGATCGCGTGCCCGCGAAGCGGCCCAGGAAGTGGACGAATTGTTCCGCGTCCTGCTGCCGGACGCGGTCAAGAAGCGACTGATTGTCAAACGTAAAGCCGCTATCGCATAG